The Streptomyces sp. NBC_01353 genome contains a region encoding:
- a CDS encoding aldo/keto reductase — protein MRYRVLGGTGIEVSAYCLGTMMFGAVGNPDHTDSVRVIHAALDQGINFVDTADMYSAGESEEIVGKALRDPKRRDGVVLATKGYFPMGEGPARGGLSRRWLTRAVEDSLTRLGTDWIDLYQVHRPDHRTDIEETLAVLGDLQAQGKIRAFGCSTFPAEEIVEAHAVAERRGLRRFRTEQPPYSLLARGIEASVLPVAQRYGMGVLTWSPLASGFLTGKYRKDRPMDLTSGRPALHPHRFDPTIPGNAAKLDAVEQLVALAEDIGCSLPELAIAFAAAHPAVTSVIIGPRTGEQLEGLLKGASLVLDDQALDRIDEIVPPGTNLYQADGVWRPPALTNATLRRRALGERAAG, from the coding sequence ATGCGTTATCGCGTACTCGGCGGGACCGGGATCGAAGTCAGCGCGTACTGCCTCGGCACGATGATGTTCGGCGCCGTCGGAAATCCCGACCACACGGACTCCGTACGCGTCATCCATGCCGCGCTCGACCAGGGCATCAACTTCGTGGACACCGCCGACATGTACTCGGCCGGCGAGTCCGAGGAGATCGTCGGCAAGGCGCTGCGCGACCCCAAGCGGCGGGACGGCGTCGTCCTCGCCACCAAGGGGTACTTCCCGATGGGCGAAGGGCCGGCCCGCGGCGGTCTCTCGCGGCGCTGGCTCACCCGGGCCGTCGAGGACAGCCTGACGCGGCTCGGCACCGACTGGATCGACCTCTACCAGGTCCACCGGCCCGACCACCGTACGGACATCGAGGAGACGCTCGCCGTCCTCGGCGACCTCCAGGCGCAGGGCAAGATCCGGGCGTTCGGCTGCTCGACCTTCCCCGCCGAGGAGATCGTCGAGGCGCACGCCGTCGCCGAGCGGCGCGGCCTGCGCCGCTTCCGTACCGAGCAGCCGCCGTACTCGCTGCTCGCGCGGGGCATCGAGGCCTCGGTGCTGCCGGTGGCGCAGCGGTACGGGATGGGGGTGCTGACCTGGAGTCCGCTGGCGTCCGGGTTCCTCACCGGGAAGTACCGCAAGGACCGGCCGATGGACCTCACGAGCGGGCGCCCCGCGCTCCATCCGCACCGCTTCGACCCGACGATCCCCGGCAACGCCGCGAAGCTCGACGCGGTCGAGCAACTCGTCGCCCTGGCGGAGGACATCGGCTGCTCGCTGCCCGAACTGGCCATCGCCTTCGCGGCGGCGCACCCGGCCGTGACGTCCGTGATCATCGGGCCGCGGACGGGGGAACAGCTGGAGGGACTGCTGAAGGGCGCCTCGCTGGTCCTCGACGACCAGGCCCTCGACCGGATCGACGAGATCGTCCCGCCGGGAACGAACCTCTACCAGGCGGACGGCGTGTGGCGCCCGCCGGCTCTGACGAACGCGACGCTGCGACGCCGGGCGTTGGGCGAGCGCGCGGCGGGGTGA
- a CDS encoding winged helix DNA-binding domain-containing protein, translated as MGTKRRPITTDERRARLAVRHRLAGTARAADVSEVAESLVALHATDPASVFLAVGARLRGDEGPVRALEQALYEDRTLTRMHGMRHTIFVFPTDLTPAVHASTTRDVATRERAMLIRDLRKGSAYDEEWLAETERLLTTELTARGEATGAELGAAVPRLRVQYVYGVGTRQEGNQPLSSRLLRVLGMEGRIARGRPQGTWTSSRFRWTLTPERPDPSDADAHAELVRRWLATCGPATEADLKWWTGWKVTDVRKALAALGAEEVELTEGTGYVLPDDTAPVPEPEPWAALLPSLDPTAMGWQQRDWYIDPVYRPALYDRSGNIGPTVWWNGRVVGVWAQRPDGEIAHRLLADVGAEAGAAIAAEAERLAGWIGDVRVTPRFRSPLEREVAAAEI; from the coding sequence ATGGGTACGAAGAGGCGTCCGATCACGACGGACGAGCGCAGGGCCCGGCTGGCCGTACGGCACCGGCTGGCCGGGACGGCACGGGCGGCGGACGTGTCCGAGGTCGCGGAGTCCCTGGTGGCTCTGCACGCGACCGACCCGGCGAGCGTCTTCCTCGCGGTGGGGGCGCGGCTGCGCGGGGACGAAGGGCCGGTACGCGCTCTGGAACAGGCCCTGTACGAGGACCGGACGCTGACCCGGATGCACGGGATGCGGCACACCATCTTCGTCTTCCCGACCGACCTCACTCCCGCCGTGCACGCCTCCACCACGCGGGACGTCGCCACCCGCGAACGGGCCATGCTGATCAGGGACCTGCGCAAGGGCAGCGCGTACGACGAGGAGTGGCTCGCGGAGACCGAGCGTCTGCTGACGACGGAGCTGACGGCGCGGGGCGAGGCGACGGGCGCCGAGCTCGGTGCGGCCGTACCGCGGCTCCGCGTGCAGTACGTGTACGGGGTCGGCACCCGTCAGGAGGGGAACCAGCCGCTCTCCAGCCGGCTGCTGCGCGTCCTCGGCATGGAGGGCCGGATCGCCCGTGGCCGGCCGCAGGGCACCTGGACCTCCAGCCGCTTCCGCTGGACGCTGACGCCGGAGCGCCCCGACCCGAGCGACGCGGACGCCCACGCCGAACTCGTACGGCGCTGGTTGGCGACCTGCGGGCCGGCGACCGAGGCCGACCTGAAGTGGTGGACCGGCTGGAAGGTCACCGACGTCCGCAAGGCGCTGGCGGCGCTCGGCGCGGAGGAGGTCGAGCTGACGGAGGGCACCGGCTACGTCCTGCCGGACGACACCGCTCCCGTACCCGAGCCGGAGCCGTGGGCGGCGCTGCTCCCCTCGCTCGACCCGACGGCGATGGGCTGGCAGCAGCGCGACTGGTACATCGATCCGGTGTACCGGCCGGCGCTGTACGACCGCAGCGGGAACATCGGCCCGACGGTGTGGTGGAACGGCCGCGTCGTCGGCGTCTGGGCCCAGCGCCCGGACGGCGAGATCGCCCACCGGCTGCTCGCCGACGTGGGCGCGGAGGCCGGTGCCGCGATCGCGGCCGAGGCGGAGCGGCTCGCGGGCTGGATCGGCGACGTACGGGTGACTCCCCGCTTCCGCTCGCCGTTGGAGCGGGAAGTGGCGGCCGCGGAGATCTGA
- a CDS encoding YciI family protein, whose amino-acid sequence MKYLVMVQGSQADYDVMSGKRAGQGPVWSEQDMKAMFEHMGSINNDLAESGELVDAQGLVEPARTRFVSVDKAGKPVITDGPYSETKELLAGYWVLDCASLERVTEIAERVARCPQPAGAPEYPVVIRQIDQRSESEFLAG is encoded by the coding sequence ATGAAGTACCTCGTCATGGTGCAGGGATCCCAGGCCGACTACGACGTGATGAGCGGCAAGCGCGCCGGGCAGGGTCCCGTGTGGAGCGAGCAGGACATGAAGGCGATGTTCGAGCACATGGGGTCGATCAACAACGACCTCGCGGAGTCGGGCGAGCTGGTCGACGCGCAGGGGCTCGTCGAGCCGGCCCGGACGCGCTTCGTGTCCGTCGACAAGGCCGGGAAGCCGGTCATCACCGACGGGCCGTACAGCGAGACGAAGGAGCTGCTCGCCGGGTACTGGGTGCTCGACTGCGCGAGCCTGGAGCGGGTCACCGAGATCGCGGAGCGCGTCGCCCGGTGTCCGCAGCCCGCGGGGGCGCCGGAGTACCCGGTGGTGATCCGCCAGATCGACCAGCGGTCCGAGTCCGAGTTCCTCGCCGGCTGA
- a CDS encoding sigma-70 family RNA polymerase sigma factor encodes MDEEETVEDLLRRHAPQVLGALVRRYGHFDAAEDAVQEALLAAARQWPEAGTPANPRGWLIRVASRRLTDQLRADEARARREETAARLELRETRAAPSDDDTLTLLFLCCDPALAPAARIALTLRAVGGLTTAEIARAHLVPEATIAQRISRAKSKLRDHPFHPPGPDDRDARLATVLQVLYLIFNEGYTATSGPTLHRGDLAGEAIRLTRAVRRLLPREGTVTGLLALMLLTEARSAARTGSHGELIPLDEQDRGLWDAAAIAEGTALVEEALAEGPPGPYQLQAAISALHDEAARPEDTDWPQILALYDLLVAQAPDPMAELGRAVAVAMVHGPESGLTELTALEPRLKDHHRLPAVRAHLLERTGATEAAREAYEEAAHLTLSLPERHYLRTRAARLSE; translated from the coding sequence GTGGACGAGGAGGAGACGGTCGAGGACCTGCTGCGCCGGCACGCGCCGCAGGTCCTCGGCGCGCTCGTGCGCCGGTACGGGCACTTCGACGCCGCGGAGGACGCCGTGCAGGAGGCCCTGCTGGCCGCCGCGCGGCAGTGGCCGGAGGCGGGGACGCCCGCGAACCCGCGCGGCTGGCTGATCCGGGTGGCCTCGCGGCGGCTGACGGACCAACTGCGGGCGGACGAGGCGCGGGCGCGGCGGGAGGAGACGGCCGCCCGTCTGGAACTCCGCGAAACCCGGGCGGCCCCGTCCGACGACGACACGCTCACCCTCCTCTTCCTCTGCTGCGACCCGGCGCTCGCGCCCGCCGCCCGGATCGCGCTGACGCTGCGCGCGGTGGGGGGCCTCACCACGGCGGAGATCGCCCGGGCCCATCTCGTACCCGAGGCGACGATCGCGCAGCGGATCAGCCGGGCGAAGTCGAAGCTCCGCGACCACCCCTTCCACCCTCCCGGCCCGGACGACCGGGACGCCCGCCTGGCCACCGTCCTCCAGGTGCTCTACCTGATCTTCAACGAGGGCTACACCGCGACCTCGGGCCCCACCCTCCACCGCGGCGACCTGGCCGGCGAGGCGATCCGGCTGACCCGGGCCGTGCGCCGTCTGCTGCCCCGGGAGGGCACGGTGACCGGTCTGCTGGCCCTGATGCTCCTGACGGAGGCTCGCAGTGCGGCCCGCACGGGCTCGCACGGCGAGCTGATCCCCCTGGACGAACAGGACCGCGGGCTCTGGGACGCCGCCGCGATCGCCGAGGGCACGGCCCTGGTCGAGGAGGCCCTCGCGGAGGGCCCGCCGGGCCCGTACCAGCTCCAGGCGGCGATCTCGGCCCTCCACGACGAGGCGGCGCGCCCCGAGGACACGGACTGGCCGCAGATCCTCGCCCTCTACGACCTGCTGGTCGCCCAGGCCCCAGACCCGATGGCGGAACTGGGCCGCGCGGTGGCCGTCGCGATGGTCCACGGCCCGGAGTCCGGCCTCACCGAACTCACCGCCCTGGAACCCCGCCTGAAAGACCACCACCGCCTTCCTGCGGTCCGCGCCCACCTCCTCGAACGCACCGGCGCGACCGAAGCGGCCCGCGAGGCCTACGAGGAAGCGGCCCACCTCACCCTCAGCCTCCCGGAACGCCACTACCTGCGCACACGGGCAGCCCGGCTGAGTGAGTGA
- the wrbA gene encoding NAD(P)H:quinone oxidoreductase, with amino-acid sequence MSVKVAVIYYSATGNVHELAQAVAEGAEKAGAEVRLRRVPELAPDAAIDSNPAWRAHVDATSDAEIATLDDLEWADAYALGSPTRFGNVAAQLKQYIDTSGGLWQQGVMADKPATAFTSAHNVHGGNESTLLALYNTFHHWGSVIVSPGFTDPAVYAGGGNPYGTAHPGENGAPEENVLQAARYQGARLTKIAKKLNGIATD; translated from the coding sequence ATGTCCGTCAAGGTTGCTGTCATCTACTACTCGGCCACGGGGAACGTGCACGAGCTCGCCCAGGCCGTCGCCGAAGGCGCCGAGAAGGCGGGTGCGGAGGTCCGGCTGCGCCGGGTGCCCGAGCTCGCCCCCGACGCCGCCATCGACTCGAACCCGGCCTGGCGCGCCCATGTGGACGCCACGAGCGACGCCGAGATCGCCACGCTCGACGACCTGGAGTGGGCCGACGCCTACGCCCTCGGCTCGCCCACCCGGTTCGGCAACGTCGCCGCGCAGCTGAAGCAGTACATCGACACCTCGGGCGGGCTGTGGCAGCAGGGCGTCATGGCCGACAAGCCGGCGACCGCCTTCACCAGCGCCCACAACGTCCACGGCGGCAACGAGTCGACGCTGCTCGCGCTCTACAACACCTTCCACCACTGGGGCTCGGTCATCGTCTCCCCCGGCTTCACCGACCCGGCGGTCTACGCGGGAGGCGGCAACCCCTACGGCACGGCGCACCCGGGCGAGAACGGCGCCCCGGAGGAGAACGTGCTCCAGGCGGCGCGCTACCAGGGTGCACGCCTCACGAAGATCGCCAAGAAGCTGAACGGCATCGCGACGGACTGA
- a CDS encoding TetR family transcriptional regulator — translation MTTKKRPGPGPEAGPSQGPQTAHGPETAPGPEPIPGSENAPGPEPIPAPLPASGIPSGPGITLLPTAGRAAPERADAARNRRKILDAAARIVAEVGPEAVTMNQVAHASGIGVGTVYRRFGDVSQLLWALLDDRERQFQEAYMGGPPPLGPGAPAEERLHAFLDALVDRVIEQRELLLAAQAAAPSARYTSGAYLAMHTHVALLLSRLRPEANGALLAHLLLAPFSPSLMHHLSVERELSADELKEGLNALLNLGG, via the coding sequence ATGACCACGAAGAAGAGACCGGGACCCGGCCCCGAAGCGGGGCCCTCACAGGGGCCCCAGACCGCCCACGGACCCGAGACCGCTCCCGGACCGGAGCCGATCCCGGGATCCGAGAACGCCCCCGGACCCGAGCCGATCCCCGCACCGCTCCCCGCCTCCGGCATCCCCTCCGGCCCCGGGATCACCCTGCTCCCCACCGCCGGTCGCGCCGCCCCCGAGCGGGCGGACGCCGCGCGCAACCGGCGCAAGATCCTCGACGCGGCGGCGCGGATCGTCGCCGAGGTGGGGCCCGAGGCCGTCACCATGAACCAGGTCGCCCACGCCAGCGGTATCGGCGTCGGCACGGTCTACCGCCGCTTCGGCGACGTCTCCCAGCTCCTGTGGGCCCTCCTCGACGACCGGGAGCGGCAGTTCCAGGAGGCGTACATGGGCGGCCCGCCCCCGCTCGGCCCCGGCGCACCCGCCGAAGAGCGGCTGCACGCCTTCCTCGACGCCCTCGTCGACCGGGTCATCGAGCAGCGTGAACTCCTGCTCGCCGCCCAGGCCGCCGCCCCCAGCGCGCGCTACACCAGCGGTGCGTACCTCGCGATGCACACCCATGTCGCCCTGCTGCTCTCGCGGCTGCGGCCCGAGGCGAACGGCGCGCTGCTCGCCCATCTCCTGCTCGCACCGTTCTCGCCGAGCCTGATGCACCACCTGTCGGTCGAGCGCGAGCTCTC